The genome window GATTTCCGCCGCTGACATCGATCCCTTCAGATCCTGCTTGTTAGCATAGACCAGGAGACTGGCTTTGCTCAAATCCTCGTGCTGCAACATGCGATACAGCTCGTCTCGCGTGACAGCCAAACGCTCGCGATCCGTAGAGTCGATGACCATAATAACCAGCTCCGTATTTGTATAGTAGGTGCTCCAGGCGGCACGCAAACTCTGTTGGCCGCCCAAATCCCAGACGAGGAAATGGATGTTGCGCCACACGACTTCCTCAACGTTGGACCCGATCGTTGGACTTGTGTGGACTACTTCGTTCATCAGAAACTGGTACAGAATTGTTGTCTTGCCCGCATTGTCGAGGCCAACCATGACCAGTTTGTGCTCCTCATTGCCAAACATCCGCCACAATCGCGACAGTAACAGGCCCATTTGTTATGGTTTTGGTATTTCGCGCGCGGGAGTGTGAAACgaaccttttttttgtgttatgtGTTGTTTTCTGCT of Drosophila nasuta strain 15112-1781.00 chromosome 3, ASM2355853v1, whole genome shotgun sequence contains these proteins:
- the LOC132792335 gene encoding ADP-ribosylation factor-like protein 5A; this encodes MGLLLSRLWRMFGNEEHKLVMVGLDNAGKTTILYQFLMNEVVHTSPTIGSNVEEVVWRNIHFLVWDLGGQQSLRAAWSTYYTNTELVIMVIDSTDRERLAVTRDELYRMLQHEDLSKASLLVYANKQDLKGSMSAAEISRQLDLTSIKKHQWHIQACCALTGEGLYQGLEWIVQRIKNK